CCGTCGCCGTAGGGCAGCAGCTGTTTGGGCCGGCCCAGGCGCCGTGAGGCCCCGGCCGCCAGGATGACGGCCGCGGTGCCGGCCAGGGCGGGGGAGTCAGGTGCTGAGGGCATAGCGCTCCGGGTCCTTGCGGAAGGCCGCGCGGCAGCCGGGGGAGCAGAAATACACGGTGACGCCGTTGTGCTCAAGGTGCAGGGACGATTCCACCGCCGGCACGGACATGCCGCACACGGGGTCCACCGCGGTCTTTGGCTGCGGGGTGGACGGTGCCGGCACCCCGCCGGTGTCTGCGTGGGCCCGTGCCACGGCCCGTTCCTGGACCAGCTGGGCCAGGATGGACAGTGCGATTTCCCCGGGGGTGCGTGCGCCCAGCTGCAGCCCTGCCGGGGTGTAGACCCGCGAACGCAGCACATCGTCCACCTCGAGCGAGTCGAGCACGGCCGCGCCGCGCACTTCGCTGGCCACGAGGGCGACATAGGGCACGCCGGCGCGCAACGCCGCTTCGAGGGCCCCCTCTTCGGCCTTTCCATGCGAGGCGACAATCAGGGCGGCGTCCCCGGGACGCGGCCGGGCCGCCTCGCCCTCGGCCAGTTCGACGTCGAAGCCGACGCCGGGTCCCAGCTCGGCGAGCGCCTGTGCCACCGGTGCTGCGCCGACCACCACCACCCGGGGTGCCGGGATCCGGGGCTGCAGGAAGATCTCGATCGCACCGCCGCTCAGGCACGGGTTGGACACCTCGACGGCGCCCTCCTCGGACCGGTGCGACGGCTCGCCGGGCAGGACGCGCAGCAGGAGGGGCTCCCCGGAGGCCAGCACCTGCAGCCCGTACTCCCGGACCGAGGACTCAACGCAGTTTCCGCCGACGAAGCCCTGGAGCTCGCCGCCGGGCAGCAGCAGGGCGGTGTCCCCGGCGCGGGCGCTGGTCGGATGCTGGGCGCGGACCACCGTGGCGTGCACGAACGGCTCGCGGCGGGCGGTGAGCTCGCCGGCCCGGGCGGCGAGGGATTCTGCGGTGTTGGCCATCAGATCGGCGGCCTTGCCCGGCCCTGCATGGCCGCCCAGACCCGGGCGGGGGTGCAGGGCATGTCCATGTGCACGACGCCGAACGGCGCCAGCGCGTCCACCACCGCGTTAACGATCGCCGGCGGGGAGCCGACCGTCGCGGACTCGCCGATGCCCTTGGCGCCGATGGGGTGGTGCGGGGATGGCGTAACCGTGAAGCCGGTCTCCCAGTCCGGCACTTCCATGGCGGTGGGGATCAAGTAGTCCATGAAGGAGCCGCCGAGGTTGTTGCCGTCCGCGTCGAACTCGATGATTTCCATCAGGGCCATCCCGACGCCGTCGGTCAGCCCGCCGTGGACCTGGCCCTCGATGATCATCGGGTTGATCCGGGTCCCGCAATCGTCGACCGCCACGAAGCGCCGCACCTTGACGTGCCCGGTGCCCGGGTCGACATCCACGACGCAAATGTAGGCGCCGAACGGGAAGGTGAGGTTGGGCGGGTCGTAGGTGACTTCCGCATCCAGGTTGCCGTCGACCCCCTCCGGCAGGGTCAGGGTGCCATGGGCCGCCATCGCGATGTCCTCGATGGTCTTCCCCGCGGTGGGGTCGCCCTTCACGAACCAGCGGCCCTTTTCCCATTCCAGGTCCTCCGGACGGGTCTCCAGCATGGCGGCGGCGATCAGTTTCGCCTTCTCCCGCACCTTGCGGGCAACCAGCGCGACGGCGCCGCCGCTGACCGGCGTCGAGCGGCTGCCGTAGGTGCCCAGTCCGAACGGCGTCTGGTCCGTGTCGCCATGGACGACGTCGATGTTCTCCGGCGGGATGCCGAGTTCCTCGGCGACGATCTGGGCGAAGGTGGTTTCGTGCCCCTGGCCCTGGCTTTGCACGGAGATCCGGACCACGGCCTTGCCGGTGGGGTGCACCCGCAGTTCGGCGCCGTCGGCCATGCCCAGGCCGACAATGTCGAAATGCTTGCGCGGCCCGGCGCCGACGACCTCGGTGAAGAAGGAGATGCCGATGCCCATCAGCTCGCCCTTGGCCCGTTTCTCGACCTGTTCGCGCCGCAGATCCTCGTAGCCGGCCAGCTCCATGGATTTGCGCATGGCCGCCTCGTAGTTGCCCGAGTCGTAGACCCAGCCGGTCTTGTTTTCGTAGGGGAACTGCTCCGGCTTGATGAAGTTCTTCAGCCGCAGCTCCGCGGGGTCCATCTCCAGCTTCCGGGCGAGGATGTCCACCATCCGCTCCACGAGGTACACGGCCTCGGTGACGCGGAAGGAGCACGCGTAGGCCACGCCGCCGGGTGCCTTGTTGGTGTAGACGCCGGTCACCTTGCAGTAGGCGGCCTGCAGGTCGTAACTGCCGGTGAAGATGGAGAAGAAGCCGGCCGGGGTCTTGGTGGGTTGGGCGGTGGCGTTGAAGGCACCGTGGTCGGCCAGCACGTTGGTGCGCAGGGCCAGGATCTTCCCGTCCTTGGTCGCGGCGATCTCGCCCTGCATGATGTAGTCGCGGGCGAAGGAGGTGGACATCAGGTTCTCGGAACGGTCCTCCACCCATTTCACCGGCCGGCCGGTGACGATGGAGCCGACGACAGCGAGGATGTAGCCGGGGTAGATGCCCACCTTGTTGCCGAAGCCGCCGCCGATGTCCGGGGACACGATCCGGATCTTGTGCTCCGGGATGCCGGCGACGATCGCGAACAGCGTGCGGTGGGCGTGCGGGGCCTGCGTGGTCTCGTAGAGGGTCAGCTTGCCGTTGACGGCATCGAAGTCGGCGACGGCGCCGCAGGTTTCCATCGGCGCCGGGTGCACCCGCGGATAGACCATCTCCTGGCTGACCACGACGTCGGCGCTCGCGAACAAGGCCTCGGTTTCCGCCGCGTTGCCGATCTCCCAGTCGAAGATCTTGTTGTCCGTCCGGCCGGCGATTTCGTCCCGGATGACGGGGGCGTCGGCGTCGAGGGCCTTGCGCGCGTCGACCAGCGGCGGCAGCACGTCGTATTCGACGTCGATCAGTTCCAGGGCGTCGCGGGCGGCGTACCGGTCCTCGGCCACAACGAAGGCGACCTCCTGGCCCTGGAACCGGACCTTGTCCGTGACCAGCACTGCCTGCACGTCGGCGGAGAGCGTCGGCGCCCACGCGAGCTTGAGGCCCTCCAGGTCCTTGCCGGTGATGACGGCCAGCACTTTGGGATGGGCCAGGGCGTTGGTGGTGTCGATCGACACGAGCCGGGCGTGGGCCACCGGGGCGCGCAGGATCGCGCCGTGCAGCATGCCGGGCAGCACCAGGTCATCGATGTAGTGGCCCTTGCCGCGGACGAAACGTGGGTCTTCCTTGCGCTGGATGCGGCCATAGCCGATCGGGCGGTCCGCGTCGCCGGCCGCGGGGTTGATTCCCCGCTCATGGATGACAGTCATGCCTTCACCTCTGCGTTGTCGGTTTCCGTGGCGACGTCCTCCACCACGGTGTCGGTGCCGTCGAGGACCTCGTCGGCGCCTTCGCCGCCGGCATCGGCAGTGGCGGCCGGATGGGCGGCGGCCCACTGCACCGAGCGGACGATCGTCGCGTAGCCGGTGCACCGGCAGATCTGCCCGGAGATGGCCTGCCTGATCTCGCCCTCATCCGGGTGCGGGTTCTTATCGAGCAGGGCGCGGGCGGTGAGCATCATGCCCGGGGTGCAGAAGCCGCACTGCAGCCCGTGTTCCTCCATAAAGCCCTGCTGGACCGGGTCCAGCGTGGCCCCGGTGGCGAGCCCCTCCACGGTGCGGATGTCGTGCCCGGCGGCCATGGCCGCGAGGACAGTGCAGGACTTCACCGGCTGGCCGTCCATCAGGACCACGCAGGTCCCGCAGTTGCTGGTGTCGCAGCCCCAGTGGGTGCCGGTCAGGCCCAGCACCTCCCGGATGTAATGCACCAGGAGCACCCGGGGTTCGATCTCGGACGTTACTTCGTTGCCGTTCACGGTCATGCTGATCTGCATGCGCTTCAGCCTTCCTGTGTCTGTTCGGCCGTCCGGGCGGCGCGGGCGCAGGCCCGTCGCAGGACCCGCCGGGTGAGTTCGTCGGCCAGATGCCGTTTGTAGTCGACCGGCCCGCGCTGGTCCGCCACCGGGTCGCAGGCTTCGGCCGCCAGCCGGCCGGCGTCGGCGTACAGCTCTTCGGAGGGGCGCTTGCCGCGCAGCAGTTCGGCGGCCTCCGCGACCGAGTGGTCCAGGCCCAGCGCCGTCAGCCCGACGGCGCCGTCGGCGATGCTGCCGTCCTCGGCGAGGGTCACGGCTGCGCCCGCGGCACCGACTGCCCAGTCGCCCACGCGCCGTTCCACCTTCTCGTAGGCGCTGGACGAGCGGGGCCGGATCGGGAAGCGGAGTTCGGACAGCAGTTCGTCCGGCCCGACGGCGGTCTGGTACGGGCCGCGGTGGAAGTCCCGCATGGACAGGACGCGCTCGCCGCCGGGCCCGCGGACCACTGCTACGGCGCCGAGGACGTCGCAGACCGTGGAGAGGTCCTCGGCGGGATCGGCCTGGCACAGGGAGCCGCCGATGGTGCCGCGGTTGCGCACCACCGGGTCGGCAATCACGCGTTCGGCGTCCCGGACAATCGGGAACAGCCCGGCGATCTCCTCTGATTCCAGCAGCGTGCTGTGCCGGGTGAGGGCCCCGACGCGCAGCTCCCCGCCGTCGCGCAGGATGAAGTCCAGTTCGAAGAGGTCGTTGATGTCGATCAGCCACTCGGGCCGGGCGAGCCGCAGTTTCATCATCGGAAGCAGGCTGTGGCCGCCGGCGATGATCCGCGATTCGGGGCCGTGGCGGGCCAGGAGTTCGAGCGCGTTCTCCACCGTGGTGGCCCGAACATAGTCGAATGGAGCCGGAATCTGCATAGTCCCACCTCACTCCAGGGCGCAGGCAACGTCGCGCGGCGCCGATTTAAGGCAAGTGTTGCCCCGCCCCGACGGGGGTGTCAATATCGACATAAGCGAAAGGTTATGAAGCCGTGTCGATGACGTTGAGCCAGTTGCGGACGTTCGCGCTGGTGGCACGCCTGGGCTCGCTTCACGCCGCTGCAACGGCCCTGGAAGTCAGCGAACCGGCCGTCTCCGCTGCCCTGGCGGCGCTCCGGCAGGACCTGGGCGACCCGCTGTTTGTGCGGTCCCCGGGCGGGATCACCCTGACCCCGGGCGGGCGGGCGCTGGCGGACTACGCCCAGGACATCGTCGGGCTGGCGGACCAGGCCCGCTGGGAGGTCGCCAACGCCAAGAACGACGCCGGGCAGCTGAAGATCGCCGCCACGGCGCCGTTCGCCGAGCACGCGGCGGGCCGGCTGCTGGACCTGTTCACCAAACGTGTCCCGGGCGCCTCCGTGGACGTGGTCGCCGTGGCGGCGGAGGACCTGGTGGGACTCCTGTTGGAACGCGCCTACGACATCGCCCTGGGGGCCCGGCCGCTGGCCCCA
The nucleotide sequence above comes from Arthrobacter sp. KBS0702. Encoded proteins:
- a CDS encoding aerobic carbon-monoxide dehydrogenase large subunit, yielding MTVIHERGINPAAGDADRPIGYGRIQRKEDPRFVRGKGHYIDDLVLPGMLHGAILRAPVAHARLVSIDTTNALAHPKVLAVITGKDLEGLKLAWAPTLSADVQAVLVTDKVRFQGQEVAFVVAEDRYAARDALELIDVEYDVLPPLVDARKALDADAPVIRDEIAGRTDNKIFDWEIGNAAETEALFASADVVVSQEMVYPRVHPAPMETCGAVADFDAVNGKLTLYETTQAPHAHRTLFAIVAGIPEHKIRIVSPDIGGGFGNKVGIYPGYILAVVGSIVTGRPVKWVEDRSENLMSTSFARDYIMQGEIAATKDGKILALRTNVLADHGAFNATAQPTKTPAGFFSIFTGSYDLQAAYCKVTGVYTNKAPGGVAYACSFRVTEAVYLVERMVDILARKLEMDPAELRLKNFIKPEQFPYENKTGWVYDSGNYEAAMRKSMELAGYEDLRREQVEKRAKGELMGIGISFFTEVVGAGPRKHFDIVGLGMADGAELRVHPTGKAVVRISVQSQGQGHETTFAQIVAEELGIPPENIDVVHGDTDQTPFGLGTYGSRSTPVSGGAVALVARKVREKAKLIAAAMLETRPEDLEWEKGRWFVKGDPTAGKTIEDIAMAAHGTLTLPEGVDGNLDAEVTYDPPNLTFPFGAYICVVDVDPGTGHVKVRRFVAVDDCGTRINPMIIEGQVHGGLTDGVGMALMEIIEFDADGNNLGGSFMDYLIPTAMEVPDWETGFTVTPSPHHPIGAKGIGESATVGSPPAIVNAVVDALAPFGVVHMDMPCTPARVWAAMQGRARPPI
- a CDS encoding xanthine dehydrogenase family protein subunit M — protein: MQIPAPFDYVRATTVENALELLARHGPESRIIAGGHSLLPMMKLRLARPEWLIDINDLFELDFILRDGGELRVGALTRHSTLLESEEIAGLFPIVRDAERVIADPVVRNRGTIGGSLCQADPAEDLSTVCDVLGAVAVVRGPGGERVLSMRDFHRGPYQTAVGPDELLSELRFPIRPRSSSAYEKVERRVGDWAVGAAGAAVTLAEDGSIADGAVGLTALGLDHSVAEAAELLRGKRPSEELYADAGRLAAEACDPVADQRGPVDYKRHLADELTRRVLRRACARAARTAEQTQEG
- a CDS encoding XdhC family protein, which gives rise to MANTAESLAARAGELTARREPFVHATVVRAQHPTSARAGDTALLLPGGELQGFVGGNCVESSVREYGLQVLASGEPLLLRVLPGEPSHRSEEGAVEVSNPCLSGGAIEIFLQPRIPAPRVVVVGAAPVAQALAELGPGVGFDVELAEGEAARPRPGDAALIVASHGKAEEGALEAALRAGVPYVALVASEVRGAAVLDSLEVDDVLRSRVYTPAGLQLGARTPGEIALSILAQLVQERAVARAHADTGGVPAPSTPQPKTAVDPVCGMSVPAVESSLHLEHNGVTVYFCSPGCRAAFRKDPERYALST
- a CDS encoding (2Fe-2S)-binding protein, with protein sequence MQISMTVNGNEVTSEIEPRVLLVHYIREVLGLTGTHWGCDTSNCGTCVVLMDGQPVKSCTVLAAMAAGHDIRTVEGLATGATLDPVQQGFMEEHGLQCGFCTPGMMLTARALLDKNPHPDEGEIRQAISGQICRCTGYATIVRSVQWAAAHPAATADAGGEGADEVLDGTDTVVEDVATETDNAEVKA